A single genomic interval of Sander lucioperca isolate FBNREF2018 chromosome 9, SLUC_FBN_1.2, whole genome shotgun sequence harbors:
- the LOC116046178 gene encoding calcium-activated potassium channel subunit beta-2-like, giving the protein MFFVAGAKNTAGAGRGNERRSIYQKFREVDLLDKKKTVTALKPGEDRAILLGLGMILSSVMMYFVLGITILRSYADSVWTEEGVCVVLNSTVTADMNCSYNCGSDCWRVSKYPCLQVYVSVNNTGRVNRLSHNEETQDISSECFYVPRCQKDSVAMHVMIMNISEHLKVNQKVPCYYDPSEQQEMVLLTRLYDHSVVFHSLLWPSCMLMGGALIIVMVKLTQYLSRLCEEIGKIKR; this is encoded by the exons ATGTTTTTTGTGGCGGGGGCCAAAAATACAGCAGGAGCAGgcagaggaaatgaaagaag GTCAATCTACCAGAAATTTCGTGAGGTAGATTTATTGGACAAGAAGAAGACAGTGACAGCTCTAAAGCCAGGTGAAGATCGTGCCATTCTCCTGGGACTCGGAATGATCCTCTCTTCAGTCATGATGTACTTTGTCCTGGGGATCACTATATTACGCTCCTATGCAGACAG TGTGTGGACagaggagggtgtgtgtgttgtactcaACTCCACGGTCACAGCAGACATGAACTGTTCCTACAACTGTGGGTCAGACTGCTGGAGAGTCTCCAAATACCCCTGTCTGCAGGTCTACGTGAGCGTCAATAACACGGGCCGGGTCAACCGTTTATCTCACAATGAGGAGACCCAGGACATCAGCTCTGAA TGTTTCTACGTGCCCAGGTGCCAGAAGGACAGCGTGGCCATGCACGTCATGATTATGAACATCTCCGAGCATCTGAAGGTAAACCAGAAGGTCCCCTGTTACTACGACCCCAGCGAGCAGCAGGAGATGGTTCTTCTGACACGGCTGTACGACCACAGTGTCGTCTTCCACTCGCTGCTCTGGCCCTCCTGCATGCTAATGGGAGGGGCCCTCATCATCGTGATGGTGAAGCTCACGCAGTATCTCTCCAGGCTGTGTGAAGAGATAGGGAAGATCAAGAGGTGA